The stretch of DNA CGGTAACAGCGGCGGCGGCGATGAAATACGGCGTTTTTTCCGGCAGCCGCAGCCCGCGTTTCTCGTGCCAGTCCAGAAGCGGGAAAATAAATACCCCGCCCGCAATGGCCGGCTTGGACAGCAGCGCCGCCGCAAACAGCGCGGCTGATGCCGCAAGCCCCGTCCGGGTCCGTTTCAGATACAGCAGCAGCGAGCCGAAAAAGAAAGCCCCGCACAGCGGATCCTTCATGCCAGAAATCCACGCGACGGATTCCGCCCGCAGCGGATGAACCGCAAAAAGCAGCCCCGCAAACAGCGCGCCGTAAAAATCCAGCCCCAAAGCCAGCGCGAACCTGCGGAACAGGACGCAGCAAACCAGATGCAGCGCGATGCCCGCGCAATGAAAAGCCGACGGCGCGGGCCCCGCCGCCATGTAAATCAGCTTGTAAAGCGCAAGCGTCAGCGGATGATACAGCACAATGGCGCTTGCCGTTGACGCGGCGGAAAAAACCCCGCCCCATCCCGGATTTACTATGGAGGGGTTGCCGGTTACATAATCCGGGTCGTCCCAGTTGACAAAACCGCCGCCGGCGGCGGGCCAGAAAACCGCCAGCGCGGCCAGTATTATCAGCGCGTCCGCAAGCCATGCGCGGCGAAGAACAGCCGGCGCTAAATCCGGCGCGGGCGCGTCGGAAAACTTTTTCTTATTTTTGCCCATGCAGGTTCCCCAGCGCGGCACGCCGCCCCTCCAGCGCGTACGCATTGCCCGGCTCCAGCGAAAGGGCTTTGTCAAAATCCTCCAGCGCCCGCCTGTGTTCCCCGCTTCTGCCGCAGGCTATGCCCCGGTTTGCGTATGCCTGCGCAAAGCCGGGGGCCAGACGTATCGCCTCGCTGTCCCCGGCTATGGCGTCCTGAAACCGTCCCATCGCCGAATATATGGCGGCCCTGTTATGCCATGCCAGCGGCTGATTCGGATTTAATTCTATTGATTTGGAATAATCCGCCAGCGCAAGCTCCGGGCGGCCAAGCGAAAGCTCCGCGTCCGCGCGCAGCGAATACGGCTCCCAGCCGGAGGGGTCCAGCTCCGCCGCGCGGGAAAAATCGGAGGCGGCCCCGCCGTAACGGCCCAGCTTCATCCGCGCCCAGCCGCGCCAGCGCCAGCAGTAACCGTAGGCCGGGTCCAGCGCGAGGGCTTTGTCAAAATCCGCAATGGCGGCGGCGTAATTGCCTGCCGCGCAATAAAGCGAGGCCCGCTTGCCGTAGGAAAAAACATAATCCGGGTCTATCTCCGCCGCTGCGCTGAAATCCGCCAGGGCCTTGTCGAAAAAACCACCGGACTGGTAAACGGTGCCGCGCGTCAGATACCCCGGCACGAAACGCGGGTTCTTGGCTATCACATCGCTCCACATTGATTCCGCGCTTTGCCAGGTCCGCGCGCGGGCCAATGACAATACCGCAAACACCAGCGCCGCCGCGCCCGCCGCCGCGAACATCCCTTTTTTCCATTGCGGACGCAGTTTCAGCAGATTGTCCGCGCCGGCAATGGCGGCGCAGCCCAATCCCAGATACGGCAGATAGGCGTAATGGTCAAAAGCCACCGACGGCCCCGGCGGCAGCATGGACACAAGCGGCAAAATTGCCGCAAGGAAAAACGCCAGTCCGGCCAGCGCGCGCCTGTCCCGGCGGGCCGCGTAAATCAGCGCGCCTGCGGCCAGCACGGCGGCAAAAGGCGCGAGAACGAATTCAAGCGGCAACGGCGTCCCCGGCGCGGGATATATGGCGGAGAGTTTGACCGGCAGCGCAAACCGCAGCAGATAGCCGCACAGTGAATGCGCGGCGATGCAAAGCCCGCGCCACGGCCCGGACGCGGCCTGGCCGGCGGCAACAGCCAAAACCCGGTCCGCGCTGGTGGTAAACAGCGCCAGCCCGCCGAAAAACGCCGCCGCCGCGAAATGCGCCAGCTTGTCGCGTAGCGTTATTTTCCGAAACGCCGCCCAGTCCATAAGCATCAGCGCGATTGGCAGCGCCACCCCCTGCGGCTTTGCCAGCAGCCCGGTCGCGAATAAAACCGGCGACCATATGATGAACGCCCGCCCCCCGCCGCCGCGCCAGCGCAGATACGTGTAAATGGAAGCCAGAAAAAACAAACCGTGCAGTAATTCTTTTCGCTCGGAAATC from Elusimicrobiales bacterium encodes:
- a CDS encoding tetratricopeptide repeat protein, with translation MKNLKARALIVVLTFAAAAMSPALKADFMRNWDDGAYVVSNPAITRLSPQSAGEMFSSLHRGLYKPLTMLSFAVEYRLAGLKPWLYHADNLALHLANCALVLFIGIELGMGLAGAFWLALFFGVHPMNVESVAWISERKELLHGLFFLASIYTYLRWRGGGGRAFIIWSPVLFATGLLAKPQGVALPIALMLMDWAAFRKITLRDKLAHFAAAAFFGGLALFTTSADRVLAVAAGQAASGPWRGLCIAAHSLCGYLLRFALPVKLSAIYPAPGTPLPLEFVLAPFAAVLAAGALIYAARRDRRALAGLAFFLAAILPLVSMLPPGPSVAFDHYAYLPYLGLGCAAIAGADNLLKLRPQWKKGMFAAAGAAALVFAVLSLARARTWQSAESMWSDVIAKNPRFVPGYLTRGTVYQSGGFFDKALADFSAAAEIDPDYVFSYGKRASLYCAAGNYAAAIADFDKALALDPAYGYCWRWRGWARMKLGRYGGAASDFSRAAELDPSGWEPYSLRADAELSLGRPELALADYSKSIELNPNQPLAWHNRAAIYSAMGRFQDAIAGDSEAIRLAPGFAQAYANRGIACGRSGEHRRALEDFDKALSLEPGNAYALEGRRAALGNLHGQK